Proteins from one Desulfovibrio intestinalis genomic window:
- a CDS encoding AAA family ATPase translates to MHTEQPRIPGIVIGGTGSNTGKTTVTLALLCALASRGLAVRAAKTGPDYIDAAFHAAITGQPAANLDTWMCRQLPANPQEKPSTDDNRLPQGLQTVFNRMSASSVSGGAPHMLLVEGAMGLYDGGHRGAGSTAQLAALLDLPILLVCSAAGLGQSVAALVEGYLRHKPQWLNARSTPPRFLGIVCTHIGSQRHAEIISDALKPLEKSDNIPLMALLPRAGAPELQSRHLGLVEAREALPALDRAALAQWLENNCRLDDLLKQAGVAAPKAKAASAKGTNEVGKEAEERRDIRGSKDKNICSVTVSPRAAHQTNCDAPAPSRLTAVKSAAPVPQHTDSARLNPEPENVAAQDAMWCDALAARFFPPRQPGAKAIRKTATQSASLGVREILADSSALPLQPTLPAQMKQTRGKSCPVVGMAWDAAFSFCYADLPALLTELGADVVPFSPLRDAAPPSGCTALYFPGGYPELHAEELAGNTLMLQALRELAHNNMPIYGECGGYIYLMQSLRLEGASETRKYDMAGLLPSSCTIGRSRTALGYRAALALPGWPAHDARPAPSMTPYALPDEVQAGVIQPNHMLAGHSHANEGQPNDIRADLKNDLLPSDTLSGCMLTDGMLTGDMLAGGVQQNSLQSDEFTGANDKKAPLATDSHLIQKISASESHSAKSLWVRGHEFHYAREDDGPLPPHCTRLWQLHDSKGAFLRQEGCRCGSVAGTWLHCYPEGSRTFWRAWLKMATPLP, encoded by the coding sequence ATGCATACCGAGCAACCGCGCATCCCCGGCATCGTCATTGGCGGTACGGGCAGCAATACGGGCAAGACAACAGTCACCCTGGCCCTTCTTTGCGCGCTGGCTTCCCGTGGTCTTGCGGTTCGTGCCGCCAAAACCGGGCCGGACTACATAGACGCGGCCTTTCACGCCGCCATCACAGGTCAGCCAGCCGCCAATCTGGATACCTGGATGTGCCGCCAGCTCCCCGCAAATCCACAGGAAAAGCCCTCTACAGACGACAATCGCCTGCCGCAAGGACTGCAAACCGTCTTCAACCGTATGTCGGCAAGCAGCGTCTCTGGCGGTGCGCCGCACATGCTGCTGGTCGAAGGCGCAATGGGCCTGTACGACGGCGGGCACCGTGGGGCTGGCAGCACTGCCCAACTGGCGGCCTTGCTCGACCTGCCCATCCTTCTGGTGTGCAGCGCAGCCGGGCTTGGTCAGTCTGTGGCTGCGCTGGTAGAAGGCTATTTACGCCACAAACCGCAATGGCTGAACGCCCGTAGTACTCCCCCGCGCTTTCTGGGTATCGTTTGCACTCATATAGGCAGCCAACGGCATGCGGAAATCATTTCCGACGCGCTTAAACCGCTTGAAAAATCTGACAATATCCCCCTGATGGCCCTGCTGCCGCGTGCGGGCGCCCCCGAACTGCAATCCCGTCATCTTGGCCTTGTAGAAGCCCGCGAGGCCTTGCCCGCGCTGGACAGGGCAGCGCTTGCGCAATGGCTGGAAAACAATTGCCGCCTGGACGATCTGCTCAAACAGGCAGGGGTGGCCGCCCCCAAGGCAAAAGCAGCGTCGGCCAAGGGTACAAACGAAGTTGGGAAAGAAGCAGAAGAAAGAAGAGATATTAGGGGCAGTAAGGACAAAAACATTTGCAGCGTAACGGTCTCACCCCGCGCGGCGCATCAGACAAACTGTGATGCCCCCGCCCCATCAAGGCTGACGGCTGTAAAATCTGCTGCGCCTGTGCCACAACATACTGATTCTGCACGACTAAATCCTGAACCAGAGAATGTTGCGGCACAGGACGCTATGTGGTGCGACGCCTTGGCGGCACGTTTTTTTCCGCCACGCCAGCCGGGCGCAAAGGCTATCCGCAAAACCGCAACGCAGTCAGCCTCACTAGGCGTCCGAGAAATTCTGGCAGACAGCTCTGCCCTGCCACTCCAGCCGACTTTGCCCGCACAAATGAAGCAAACTCGCGGCAAATCCTGCCCTGTGGTCGGCATGGCCTGGGATGCGGCTTTCAGCTTTTGCTATGCCGACCTTCCCGCCTTGCTGACAGAGCTTGGCGCGGATGTCGTGCCTTTTTCCCCATTACGTGACGCCGCGCCGCCTTCGGGATGCACGGCCCTGTATTTTCCCGGCGGCTACCCGGAACTGCACGCCGAAGAGCTTGCGGGCAATACCCTAATGCTACAGGCTCTGCGGGAACTGGCACATAATAATATGCCCATATACGGCGAGTGCGGCGGCTATATCTACCTCATGCAGTCATTGCGTCTGGAAGGTGCGTCAGAAACCCGGAAATATGACATGGCCGGACTTTTGCCCTCAAGCTGCACCATTGGACGTAGCCGGACAGCCCTTGGCTACCGTGCCGCTCTTGCCTTGCCCGGCTGGCCCGCGCACGATGCTCGCCCTGCCCCGTCGATGACTCCGTATGCTCTGCCAGACGAAGTACAGGCAGGCGTTATACAGCCCAATCACATGCTGGCAGGCCACAGCCATGCAAATGAGGGACAGCCCAACGATATTCGGGCAGACCTGAAAAATGACTTGCTGCCGAGCGATACCCTGTCAGGCTGTATGCTGACAGACGGCATGCTGACTGGCGACATGTTGGCAGGCGGCGTGCAGCAAAATAGCCTGCAAAGTGATGAATTTACGGGGGCCAACGACAAAAAGGCCCCCCTGGCAACGGACAGCCATCTTATACAAAAAATTTCAGCCAGCGAATCCCATTCAGCCAAATCTCTTTGGGTGCGCGGGCATGAATTTCACTATGCCCGCGAAGATGACGGCCCGCTGCCGCCCCACTGCACGCGCCTCTGGCAGTTGCACGACAGCAAGGGCGCTTTTTTGCGGCAAGAGGGTTGCCGTTGTGGCTCTGTTGCCGGAACATGGCTGCATTGTTACCCTGAGGGCTCGCGCACCTTCTGGCGGGCCTGGCTCAAAATGGCCACGCCTTTGCCCTAA
- the mltG gene encoding endolytic transglycosylase MltG, which yields MKTFLRLLGLLLLLALAGSGWLFYEGYTFLNTAPQTEGQEVLFDVPPGAHFAQVATALEQKGVVTDARKFRLLARYKEWDGRLQAGRFALNSGWTPEKVLDMLVNGQPVLFRITVPEGLTWWQTGKLLEEAGLVRFEDFRKVIMDPDFLRHYGIPFATAEGFLMPDTYLLKKADEPDAAQARSVAGRLVDNFWRKAAPVWPGGAKPAVDQLKTWMILASVVEKETGIDAERRRVAGVYQNRLARNMILQADPTVIYGLGPGFDGNLRRSQLDDPNNLYNTYQRPGLPPGPICSFGMAALRAAINPEKHDFIYFVAITDGGEHVFSTNLTDHNRAVRQYLQNRRKTQNR from the coding sequence ATGAAAACGTTCTTACGCCTGCTTGGACTGCTGTTGTTGCTGGCTCTGGCCGGCAGTGGCTGGCTTTTCTATGAAGGTTACACCTTTCTGAACACCGCCCCCCAAACCGAAGGGCAGGAAGTGCTTTTTGACGTGCCGCCCGGCGCGCACTTCGCCCAGGTAGCTACGGCCCTTGAGCAAAAGGGCGTTGTTACCGATGCCCGCAAGTTCCGCCTGCTGGCTCGCTACAAGGAATGGGACGGACGCCTGCAGGCCGGACGTTTTGCCCTCAACTCCGGCTGGACGCCCGAAAAGGTGCTGGACATGCTGGTCAACGGACAGCCCGTGCTTTTTCGCATTACCGTACCCGAAGGCCTCACCTGGTGGCAGACGGGTAAACTGCTGGAAGAGGCGGGGCTTGTACGCTTTGAAGATTTTCGCAAAGTTATCATGGACCCGGACTTTCTGCGCCACTACGGCATTCCCTTTGCCACGGCCGAGGGCTTTCTTATGCCCGACACCTATCTGCTAAAAAAGGCTGATGAGCCGGATGCGGCACAGGCCCGCAGCGTGGCCGGGCGACTGGTGGACAACTTTTGGCGCAAAGCCGCCCCCGTGTGGCCCGGCGGCGCAAAACCCGCCGTGGACCAGTTGAAGACCTGGATGATTCTGGCTTCTGTGGTGGAAAAAGAAACAGGCATCGACGCCGAACGCCGGCGCGTGGCAGGGGTGTACCAGAACCGTCTTGCCCGCAACATGATTCTTCAGGCTGACCCCACGGTCATCTACGGGCTTGGCCCCGGTTTTGACGGCAATCTTCGCCGCAGCCAGCTGGACGATCCCAACAACCTGTACAATACCTATCAGCGTCCCGGCCTGCCGCCGGGGCCCATATGCTCCTTTGGCATGGCCGCCCTCAGGGCTGCAATTAATCCCGAAAAGCACGATTTCATCTATTTTGTGGCAATCACCGATGGCGGAGAACACGTTTTTTCCACCAATCTAACAGACCACAACAGGGCCGTGCGCCAGTATCTGCAAAATCGGCGCAAAACCCAGAACCGCTGA
- the ruvX gene encoding Holliday junction resolvase RuvX yields the protein MKFVSVDYGLARTGLAVSDPEGRMAFPLATLRLQDYADRKLFLAALAEKIIETGAEGVVMGLPLTQDGEESLITRQVRNVTQRLKRRVPLPFYYMLEELSSEEAWADLREAGLKMRKRKAVLDQQAAVRILSSFLSLTPQERSPA from the coding sequence TTGAAATTTGTGAGTGTGGACTACGGCCTGGCCCGCACGGGCCTGGCCGTGTCAGACCCTGAAGGCCGCATGGCCTTTCCCCTGGCCACGCTGCGCTTGCAGGATTATGCCGACCGCAAACTTTTTCTGGCCGCCCTGGCGGAAAAAATTATTGAAACCGGGGCCGAAGGCGTGGTGATGGGGCTTCCCCTGACTCAGGACGGGGAAGAGAGCCTGATCACGCGGCAGGTGCGCAACGTTACCCAGCGCCTCAAGCGCCGCGTGCCCCTGCCCTTTTACTACATGCTCGAGGAACTGAGTTCCGAAGAAGCCTGGGCCGACCTGCGCGAAGCCGGGTTGAAGATGCGCAAACGCAAGGCTGTGCTTGACCAGCAGGCCGCCGTACGCATTCTGTCGTCCTTTCTTTCCCTTACCCCGCAAGAACGGAGTCCCGCATGA
- the trpS gene encoding tryptophan--tRNA ligase: protein MSKELRTVSGMRPTGPLHLGHYFGVLKNWVELQHTEEAYFFVADWHALTSDYADPSKVRVNIHEMVKDWVGAGLDPEKCVIFRQSEVKEHAELSLLLSMITPVSWLERNPTYKEQQQQISNKDLGNAGFLCYPVLMAADILMYRPHGVPVGEDQLPHMELTREIARRFNYLYGGELLPEPKAMLTPAAKCPGLDGRKMSKSYNNGIFLSDNMADIQEKVRGMFTDQARLRKSDPGNPDVCNLFPYHVLLSSPEEQAEIRKGCTGATLGCVDCKKIFLKNLETFLMPLQERRSVLDANPARVDEILAHGNDRARAFASQTMALVREKMGL from the coding sequence ATGAGTAAAGAACTGCGCACTGTTTCCGGCATGCGGCCCACTGGCCCCCTGCACCTTGGTCACTACTTCGGGGTGCTGAAAAACTGGGTGGAACTGCAACACACTGAAGAAGCCTACTTTTTTGTGGCAGACTGGCACGCCCTTACCAGCGATTATGCCGATCCCTCAAAGGTTCGCGTCAATATCCACGAAATGGTCAAGGACTGGGTGGGCGCTGGCCTTGATCCCGAAAAGTGCGTCATCTTCCGTCAGTCCGAAGTGAAGGAACATGCAGAGCTTTCTCTGCTGCTTTCTATGATTACCCCTGTGTCGTGGCTTGAACGCAACCCCACCTACAAGGAACAGCAGCAGCAGATCAGCAACAAGGACCTCGGCAACGCGGGCTTTTTGTGCTACCCCGTGCTTATGGCTGCGGATATTCTTATGTACCGCCCCCACGGCGTGCCTGTGGGCGAAGACCAGCTGCCCCATATGGAACTTACGCGCGAAATTGCCCGCCGCTTCAACTACCTCTACGGCGGCGAACTTCTGCCCGAACCCAAGGCCATGCTGACCCCCGCCGCCAAGTGCCCCGGCCTTGACGGACGCAAGATGTCCAAAAGTTACAACAACGGCATCTTCCTTTCTGACAACATGGCAGATATTCAAGAAAAAGTGCGCGGCATGTTCACCGACCAGGCCCGCCTGCGCAAGTCCGACCCGGGCAATCCCGATGTCTGTAATCTCTTTCCCTACCATGTGCTGCTGAGCAGCCCCGAGGAACAGGCCGAGATTCGCAAGGGCTGCACCGGAGCCACCCTGGGCTGTGTGGACTGCAAAAAGATTTTCCTCAAGAACCTTGAAACATTCCTGATGCCCCTGCAGGAACGCCGCTCCGTGCTGGACGCCAATCCGGCCCGTGTGGACGAAATCCTCGCGCACGGCAATGACCGCGCCCGCGCCTTTGCCAGCCAGACAATGGCCCTTGTGCGCGAAAAAATGGGGTTGTAG